The Streptomyces sp. HSG2 genome has a segment encoding these proteins:
- a CDS encoding ABC transporter substrate-binding protein — protein MAYNDVVTRGIVNPSTRAGGELRFVRTDDFDSLDPADTYYAYTWNFIRLLGRPLCGYRDGEDGRPELVPDLAEGLGGAADGGRTWTYRIRPGVRYEDGRPVTSADVAYAVLRANFPETVYGDPGAVRGGPQYFRQYLTGPEGIDTPDEHTIVFHLAEPFAGFDYLAALPLTIPVPRDRDTFPDYRLGPVSSGPYRIDSYTPGDALRLTRNPYWKASLDPVRTALPDRIGVRLGVSGPEVDRMLLAGEADIDLAGVGVQPETQEALLAGDAPHEQVDNPHTGFVWLYCINRAIGPLADVHARRAVQYATDKLAMRAAYGGEPAGDLATTLLPPNVAGHAPGDRYPVGEDGRGDLEAARAELELAGLPDGFDTRIAAREDRRKEWNAALALSEGLKRVGIRAEVVPFTSGDYFTKAAGVPAYLREHGIGIVMFGWAADFPDGFGFLQQIADSRAVKEAGNQNLGELASPEVDRLLDRGARTFDLRERSDIWASVDRAAMDEAVMCPYMYVKSVVWRGRDVTNVRMSQAFGMYDYGVMGVSPGRVAGPMTVA, from the coding sequence ATGGCATACAACGACGTCGTCACCCGGGGCATCGTGAACCCGTCCACACGGGCGGGCGGCGAGTTGCGGTTCGTACGCACCGACGACTTCGACTCGCTCGACCCGGCCGACACCTACTACGCCTACACGTGGAACTTCATCCGGCTGCTGGGCCGGCCGCTGTGCGGCTACCGTGACGGCGAGGACGGCAGACCCGAGCTCGTGCCGGACCTGGCCGAGGGACTGGGCGGGGCGGCCGACGGCGGCCGGACGTGGACGTACCGCATACGCCCAGGCGTCCGGTACGAGGACGGCCGGCCGGTCACCTCGGCGGACGTCGCGTACGCGGTGCTGCGCGCCAACTTCCCCGAGACCGTCTACGGGGACCCCGGCGCCGTCCGGGGCGGCCCGCAGTACTTCCGCCAGTACCTGACCGGGCCCGAGGGCATCGACACCCCGGACGAGCACACCATCGTCTTCCACCTCGCCGAGCCCTTCGCGGGCTTCGACTACCTGGCCGCCCTGCCTCTGACGATCCCGGTCCCCCGGGACCGCGACACCTTCCCCGACTATCGGCTCGGACCGGTCTCCAGCGGCCCCTATCGGATCGACTCCTACACCCCCGGCGATGCGCTGCGATTGACCCGCAACCCGTACTGGAAGGCGTCGCTGGACCCGGTGCGCACGGCGCTGCCGGACCGGATCGGCGTGCGGCTCGGGGTGTCCGGGCCCGAGGTGGACCGTATGCTCCTGGCGGGGGAGGCCGACATCGACCTCGCGGGCGTCGGTGTGCAGCCGGAGACACAGGAGGCGCTGCTCGCCGGCGACGCCCCCCACGAGCAGGTCGACAACCCGCACACCGGCTTCGTCTGGCTGTACTGCATCAACCGCGCCATCGGCCCCCTCGCCGACGTGCACGCCCGGCGCGCCGTCCAGTACGCCACCGACAAGCTGGCGATGCGCGCCGCCTACGGCGGCGAGCCGGCCGGCGACCTCGCCACCACGCTGTTGCCGCCGAACGTCGCCGGACACGCCCCCGGCGACCGGTATCCGGTCGGCGAGGACGGCCGGGGGGACCTGGAGGCGGCCCGGGCCGAGCTGGAACTCGCCGGTTTGCCGGACGGCTTCGACACCCGGATCGCCGCCCGTGAGGACCGGCGCAAGGAGTGGAACGCGGCGCTGGCCCTCTCCGAGGGGCTCAAGCGTGTCGGGATCCGCGCCGAGGTGGTCCCCTTCACCTCGGGGGACTACTTCACCAAGGCGGCGGGCGTGCCGGCGTACCTGCGCGAACACGGCATCGGCATCGTGATGTTCGGCTGGGCGGCCGACTTCCCCGACGGCTTCGGGTTCCTCCAGCAGATCGCCGACTCCCGCGCCGTCAAGGAGGCGGGGAACCAGAATCTCGGCGAGCTGGCGTCGCCGGAGGTGGACCGGCTGCTCGACCGGGGGGCCCGCACCTTCGACCTCCGCGAGCGGTCCGACATCTGGGCGTCGGTGGACCGGGCGGCGATGGACGAGGCGGTGATGTGCCCCTACATGTACGTCAAGTCGGTGGTGTGGCGCGGTCGTGACGTCACCAATGTCCGCATGTCACAGGCGTTCGGGATGTACGACTACGGAGTGATGGGGGTCTCCCCGGGCCGGGTTGCCGGGCCCATGACCGTTGCATAG
- a CDS encoding penicillin-binding transpeptidase domain-containing protein: MSDHNYHGQHDAGRRGGGRGRRIGCAAVVLAVLAGGGYVGYTKLSGPDRDVTAATERVREFLDAWAADAAAEAGRVTDSPEAASSLVESVMTNLGPERTVIRVDEAGVSESEAGVTVPFEVSMSIPEAGELEYASRATAVEREGEWLVDFDSPVVHPDLESGQTLALKTVGARGTILDADGEELTAASLTGTVDDGGRGVSGLQARYEEELTRGLTNTRSVVIVDRESNDIASYVTETESRNGEDIRTTIDPRVQQAAALALEEIGDKRGAIVAIDPTDGDILAAASRPGGMNRAFEGAYPPGSTFKVVTSTALLKSGMAPDTVVECPKFARVNGQTFENQDQFTLPEGSTFRDSFAHSCNTFFVDNREKVSGTALREAAGHYGVGAVWDVGAATYDGSVPDPETDNELAASTIGQGRLLASPLVMASVAATVKEGSFKQPVLVPDQVEDAHSAPPLPADVAASLRAMMRATVTEGAGKALSGIPGEPHAKTGTAEYGDAVPPATHAWMIGYQGTSDIAWSVLIEDGGSGGKDAGPVAAAFLRGLD; the protein is encoded by the coding sequence ATGTCTGATCACAACTATCACGGGCAGCACGATGCCGGGCGCCGCGGCGGAGGCCGAGGGCGCCGGATCGGCTGCGCCGCCGTGGTCCTCGCGGTTCTCGCGGGCGGTGGCTACGTCGGCTACACGAAGCTCTCCGGTCCCGACCGGGACGTCACGGCCGCCACCGAGCGGGTACGGGAGTTCCTCGACGCCTGGGCGGCCGACGCGGCGGCCGAGGCGGGGCGGGTGACCGACTCCCCGGAGGCGGCCTCGTCCCTGGTGGAGTCGGTGATGACGAACCTCGGGCCGGAGCGGACGGTCATCCGGGTCGACGAGGCCGGGGTGTCGGAGTCGGAGGCCGGGGTCACCGTGCCGTTCGAGGTGTCGATGAGCATCCCCGAGGCCGGCGAGCTGGAGTACGCCTCGCGGGCGACGGCGGTGGAGCGCGAGGGGGAGTGGCTGGTCGACTTCGACTCCCCGGTGGTCCATCCGGACCTGGAGTCCGGCCAGACCCTCGCCCTGAAGACGGTCGGCGCCCGGGGGACCATCCTGGACGCCGACGGTGAGGAGTTGACGGCGGCCTCCCTGACCGGAACGGTCGACGACGGCGGCCGGGGTGTCTCCGGGCTCCAGGCCCGCTACGAGGAGGAGCTCACCCGCGGGTTGACGAACACCAGGTCGGTGGTGATCGTGGACCGCGAGTCGAACGACATCGCCTCCTACGTCACCGAGACCGAGAGTCGCAACGGCGAGGACATCCGGACCACGATCGACCCCCGGGTGCAACAGGCCGCCGCCCTGGCGCTGGAGGAGATCGGGGACAAGCGGGGGGCGATCGTCGCGATCGATCCCACCGACGGTGACATCCTCGCGGCGGCCAGCCGACCCGGGGGCATGAACCGGGCCTTCGAGGGCGCCTACCCGCCCGGATCGACGTTCAAGGTGGTGACCTCCACCGCCCTGTTGAAGTCGGGGATGGCCCCCGACACCGTGGTGGAATGCCCCAAGTTCGCCCGGGTGAACGGCCAGACCTTCGAGAACCAGGACCAGTTCACCCTTCCCGAGGGATCCACCTTCCGGGATTCCTTCGCCCACTCCTGCAACACCTTCTTCGTCGACAATCGCGAGAAGGTCTCCGGGACGGCCCTGCGGGAGGCCGCCGGCCACTACGGCGTCGGGGCGGTCTGGGACGTCGGCGCGGCGACCTACGACGGCTCGGTGCCGGACCCCGAGACCGACAACGAACTGGCCGCCTCCACGATCGGTCAGGGGCGACTTCTGGCCTCGCCGCTGGTGATGGCCTCGGTGGCGGCCACGGTGAAGGAAGGTTCCTTCAAGCAGCCCGTCCTGGTGCCGGATCAGGTGGAGGATGCCCACAGCGCGCCCCCGCTCCCCGCCGACGTCGCCGCGAGCCTGCGGGCGATGATGCGCGCGACCGTGACGGAGGGCGCCGGGAAGGCCCTGTCGGGCATCCCGGGGGAACCGCACGCCAAGACCGGCACCGCGGAGTACGGAGACGCGGTCCCGCCGGCGACACACGCATGGATGATCGGTTACCAGGGCACGAGTGACATCGCGTGGTCGGTTCTGATCGAGGACGGGGGGTCCGGTGGCAAGGACGCCGGACCGGTGGCCGCCGCATTCCTGCGCGGTCTGGACTAG
- a CDS encoding MFS transporter gives MNAEFRKLFAAHLTSQLGFRVAQTALPLTALATLGGSASQVALLVTVQTVGFLLVGLPAGAWVDRWPKIAVLTLCDAVRAVVVLALVAAWATDTLALWHLYGVAFVIGTGSVFFDVAVLATTPRLLDRSALVRGNARLSGAESAAAVAGPLVAGAVAWVEPALGLILAALAYAVSSLCLVSMRRLDAAPVVRRRAMPREVVEGLRFVVGHRAVRRVAVASGVFNLCWSAMTALFLALLLESGTSGSAAGAVMACFGLGGVVGASVSGRLTASAGRGRSLAVGLALSAPFALLAGQTGRLPAWVTGVALFGVGVGVVSYNVAQISMRQRVTPTPLLGRVNATMRFLVWGTIPLGSGVASALASRFGPSAVVIGASVALCCVWPILLRMPEEAEESVPRDVAGIVADGAGRDPGTP, from the coding sequence ATGAACGCGGAGTTCCGGAAGCTCTTCGCCGCCCACCTCACCTCGCAACTGGGCTTTCGGGTCGCCCAGACCGCCCTTCCGCTCACCGCGTTGGCCACCCTCGGCGGCTCCGCCTCCCAGGTGGCGTTGTTGGTGACCGTCCAGACCGTCGGGTTCCTGCTGGTGGGGTTGCCCGCCGGCGCGTGGGTGGACCGGTGGCCGAAGATCGCCGTCCTGACGCTCTGCGACGCCGTGCGCGCCGTGGTCGTCCTGGCACTCGTGGCGGCCTGGGCGACCGACACGCTGGCCCTGTGGCACCTCTACGGGGTGGCCTTCGTGATCGGTACCGGGTCCGTCTTCTTCGACGTCGCCGTGCTCGCGACGACGCCACGGCTGCTCGACCGGTCGGCCCTGGTCCGGGGCAACGCCCGGCTCTCGGGGGCGGAGTCGGCCGCGGCGGTGGCGGGCCCCCTGGTCGCCGGGGCCGTCGCCTGGGTCGAGCCCGCTCTCGGGCTGATCCTGGCCGCGCTCGCCTACGCCGTCTCCTCGCTCTGTCTGGTCTCCATGCGGCGCCTCGACGCGGCACCGGTCGTTCGAAGGCGCGCGATGCCGCGCGAGGTGGTGGAGGGGCTGCGCTTCGTCGTCGGCCATCGGGCCGTGCGGCGCGTGGCGGTGGCCTCGGGCGTCTTCAACCTGTGCTGGTCGGCCATGACGGCGCTCTTCCTCGCGCTGCTGTTGGAGTCCGGTACGTCCGGGTCGGCGGCGGGGGCGGTGATGGCGTGCTTCGGTCTCGGTGGCGTCGTGGGAGCCTCGGTGTCCGGCCGCCTCACCGCGTCGGCCGGTCGTGGCCGGTCCCTCGCGGTCGGCCTGGCCCTGTCGGCCCCCTTCGCGCTGTTGGCCGGACAGACCGGCCGGCTGCCGGCCTGGGTGACGGGCGTCGCCTTGTTCGGCGTGGGCGTCGGGGTGGTCTCTTACAACGTGGCGCAGATCAGTATGCGTCAACGCGTCACTCCCACACCGCTGTTGGGGCGGGTGAACGCGACGATGCGGTTCCTGGTCTGGGGGACGATCCCGTTGGGGTCCGGAGTCGCCTCGGCGCTCGCCTCCCGGTTCGGTCCCTCCGCCGTGGTCATCGGCGCCTCCGTGGCCCTGTGTTGTGTGTGGCCGATTCTGCTCCGTATGCCCGAGGAAGCGGAAGAGAGCGTTCCGAGAGATGTGGCTGGGATCGTTGCCGACGGGGCGGGGAGGGATCCGGGCACACCCTGA
- a CDS encoding GNAT family N-acetyltransferase: protein MNVLFHPLDPNDRARLDAVYDLRVEASRVDTGHLPPPCPADFEGSVRVPPPATEVEEWVAHDERDTPVASLRLEFPREENLDTVTASVLVVHPASRRRGVGRRVLDFARDRAAAARRGRILTVADSTADGRPSTGPGFAEAAGAKRVMTLTHLRLLVGDAPPPAAVPAGLTARFWGSRVPEDLVAEAARLEATLSQDAPTGDLRQEPQPAAVERIRDFERMRLARGRRAHQCALLDTASGRLVAWTALSMTRAAPDNALQAVTVVDPSRRGLGLGRLVKSHNLARCLRTEPALAHVDTWNATGNEHMIRINRDFGFRPAGERWVWELDTAR from the coding sequence GTGAACGTCCTCTTCCACCCCCTCGACCCGAACGACAGGGCGCGCCTGGACGCGGTGTACGACCTGCGGGTCGAGGCGAGCCGTGTGGACACCGGTCACCTGCCGCCGCCGTGTCCGGCGGATTTCGAGGGCTCGGTACGGGTCCCGCCGCCGGCCACCGAGGTGGAGGAGTGGGTCGCCCACGACGAGCGGGACACGCCCGTGGCCTCGCTGCGCCTGGAGTTCCCCCGGGAGGAGAACCTGGACACCGTGACCGCGTCCGTGCTCGTGGTGCACCCCGCCTCGCGCCGGCGGGGCGTGGGGAGACGGGTCCTCGACTTCGCCCGGGACCGAGCCGCCGCCGCGCGCCGCGGCCGGATCCTGACGGTCGCGGACTCCACCGCCGACGGTCGACCGTCGACGGGGCCGGGGTTCGCCGAGGCAGCGGGCGCCAAGCGGGTCATGACCCTGACCCATCTCCGACTCCTGGTCGGCGACGCCCCGCCCCCGGCGGCCGTTCCGGCCGGTCTGACGGCTCGCTTCTGGGGCAGCCGGGTCCCCGAGGACCTGGTGGCCGAGGCGGCCCGGTTGGAGGCCACCCTCTCCCAGGACGCCCCGACCGGGGATCTGCGACAGGAGCCGCAACCGGCGGCGGTGGAGAGGATCCGCGACTTCGAGCGGATGCGCCTCGCCCGCGGGCGCCGGGCCCACCAGTGCGCCCTCCTGGATACCGCGAGCGGACGTCTGGTGGCCTGGACGGCCCTGTCGATGACCCGTGCCGCCCCGGACAACGCCCTCCAGGCGGTGACGGTGGTCGACCCCTCCCGCCGGGGTCTCGGCCTGGGCCGACTGGTGAAGTCGCACAACCTGGCGCGCTGCCTGCGGACCGAGCCCGCGCTGGCCCACGTGGACACGTGGAACGCCACCGGCAACGAGCACATGATCCGTATCAACCGGGACTTCGGCTTCCGCCCCGCGGGCGAGCGGTGGGTGTGGGAGCTGGACACCGCTCGATGA
- a CDS encoding ABC transporter substrate-binding protein, with product MAGWNAGVGAVVAPSARRGGALRLVASADVDSLDPARTYYVWSWLLQRAMHRTLTAFESSPTGTRTVPDLAEGPAEVSADGLTWTYRIRRGARFENGREIRAADVAHGIERVFARDALPGGPTYLLDVLDHGGYRGPYGGEPCRAIGRPDDHTLVFRLARPFADFDYLMAQPNTAPVPPESDSREDYWRHPVCSGPYRIAHYEPGGSLELVRNPAWRAETDPVRPALVDRMSVTFGVEVDEMDARLLAGEFHLDVEGRGIQHAARDAILADPGLRARCDNPATGFLQYVTVQTRVPPFDDLHARRAVFYAADKAALLEARGGVGVGGELATGLFPPHLPAHSAFDRYPSGPDLTGDLDAARAELAAAGLPGGFATAIATQPGKFELVARTLARSLGRVGIEAEVRVLDTASYYRTGLGHPGTVREEGLGLGVTDWGADYPTEYGFLAPLVDGRQIKPEGGNFNFAELDDPRVRELIDSARRTTDPEHRKALWRGVERTVMDRAVILPMAHDRTLHYRHPDLTNVYVHPAFGLYDVQAMGVAR from the coding sequence ATGGCCGGTTGGAACGCGGGCGTCGGCGCGGTGGTCGCGCCCTCCGCGCGGCGGGGAGGGGCACTGCGTCTCGTGGCCTCGGCCGACGTGGACTCCCTCGACCCGGCGCGCACGTACTACGTGTGGTCGTGGCTCCTGCAACGGGCGATGCACCGGACACTGACCGCCTTCGAGTCGTCCCCCACGGGGACACGCACGGTGCCCGATCTGGCCGAGGGGCCGGCCGAGGTGTCCGCCGACGGCCTGACCTGGACATACCGGATCCGGCGGGGTGCGCGCTTCGAGAACGGCCGGGAGATCCGGGCCGCCGACGTCGCCCACGGGATCGAGCGTGTCTTCGCCCGCGACGCGCTGCCCGGCGGACCCACCTACCTGCTGGACGTCCTGGACCACGGCGGCTACCGCGGCCCCTACGGCGGCGAGCCCTGCCGCGCGATCGGACGCCCGGACGACCACACCCTGGTCTTCCGGCTGGCGCGCCCCTTCGCCGACTTCGACTACCTGATGGCGCAGCCCAACACCGCCCCCGTGCCGCCCGAGTCGGATTCCCGCGAGGACTACTGGCGGCATCCGGTGTGCTCCGGTCCGTACCGCATCGCCCACTACGAGCCGGGCGGCTCGCTGGAGTTGGTGCGCAACCCCGCGTGGCGGGCCGAGACCGACCCGGTGCGACCGGCCCTCGTGGACCGGATGAGCGTCACCTTCGGCGTGGAGGTCGACGAGATGGACGCCCGGCTGCTGGCAGGGGAGTTCCACCTGGACGTGGAGGGGCGGGGCATCCAGCACGCCGCCCGCGACGCCATCCTCGCCGATCCCGGGCTGCGGGCCCGGTGCGACAACCCGGCCACCGGGTTCCTCCAGTACGTGACCGTGCAGACCCGTGTGCCGCCCTTCGACGACCTGCACGCCCGGCGTGCCGTGTTCTACGCGGCTGACAAGGCGGCTCTGCTGGAGGCGCGTGGCGGGGTCGGGGTCGGCGGCGAACTCGCGACCGGCCTGTTCCCGCCCCATCTGCCGGCCCACAGCGCCTTCGACCGCTACCCCTCGGGGCCCGACCTGACCGGTGATCTGGACGCCGCTCGGGCGGAGTTGGCCGCAGCCGGGCTTCCCGGAGGGTTCGCGACGGCGATCGCCACCCAGCCGGGCAAGTTCGAGCTGGTCGCCCGGACCCTCGCCCGCTCCCTGGGCCGGGTGGGGATCGAGGCGGAGGTCCGGGTGCTCGACACCGCTTCCTATTACCGAACCGGCCTCGGCCACCCGGGCACCGTGCGCGAGGAGGGGCTCGGGCTCGGCGTCACCGACTGGGGCGCCGACTACCCGACCGAGTACGGCTTCCTGGCGCCGCTGGTCGACGGGCGGCAGATCAAGCCGGAGGGGGGGAACTTCAACTTCGCCGAGCTCGACGACCCCCGGGTGCGAGAGCTGATCGACTCGGCTCGGCGGACCACCGACCCGGAGCACCGCAAGGCCCTGTGGCGGGGTGTGGAGCGCACGGTCATGGACCGGGCCGTCATTCTGCCGATGGCCCACGACCGCACCCTCCACTACCGCCACCCGGACCTCACGAACGTCTACGTCCATCCCGCCTTCGGCCTCTACGACGTGCAAGCCATGGGAGTCGCCCGGTGA
- a CDS encoding GNAT family N-acetyltransferase translates to MDDRLVIEHWRTPEQARAVGWESLLGGEDFFLTPEWMRVLQDSSGAEHGYVTVRSGGRLLAGLALVRATEKSPWALGRTDLLLAHCDREGMDGASALVGELGEVGRLVPSMMLGGRHLGRTRLLLAEGAPAEAAEAALAGAEEAARAAGCVSLCLPYADDSDGTVRSVLDGSGYAHCVSGEFASLTLHGSGFADYAMSLPARRSRRVRAERRRVEASDVRIDLGPLRLEDVPRLAALETELFAKYGMSGWDPRRSEAVLEAAHRWLGERALVARAVLEGEIVGFGLVLAHGEDWFAHRAGFDYAAQGKLPLYYELLYYTLADHAPEHGVRRVHYGIGSVDAKVSRGCRLSRQYLYVKEL, encoded by the coding sequence GTGGATGATCGGCTGGTAATCGAGCACTGGCGCACCCCCGAGCAGGCCCGGGCCGTCGGGTGGGAGAGCCTGCTGGGCGGGGAGGACTTCTTCCTCACCCCGGAGTGGATGAGGGTGCTGCAGGACTCGTCGGGTGCGGAGCACGGCTATGTGACCGTACGGTCGGGAGGGCGTCTGCTGGCCGGACTCGCCTTGGTCCGGGCGACCGAGAAGTCGCCGTGGGCGCTCGGCCGGACCGATCTGCTCCTGGCGCACTGCGACCGTGAGGGTATGGACGGCGCGTCGGCGTTGGTGGGGGAGTTGGGCGAGGTCGGGCGTCTGGTGCCGTCGATGATGCTTGGCGGACGCCACCTGGGTCGGACGCGGCTGCTGCTCGCCGAGGGGGCGCCCGCGGAGGCGGCCGAGGCGGCGCTCGCGGGCGCCGAGGAGGCGGCGAGGGCCGCCGGTTGCGTCTCGCTCTGCCTGCCCTACGCGGATGATTCGGACGGGACGGTCCGTTCGGTCTTGGATGGGTCGGGCTACGCGCACTGTGTGTCGGGGGAGTTCGCCTCGCTGACGCTGCACGGGTCGGGCTTCGCCGACTACGCCATGAGCCTGCCCGCGCGCCGCTCCCGCCGGGTCCGTGCCGAGCGGCGCCGCGTCGAGGCCTCCGACGTCCGGATCGACCTGGGGCCGCTGCGGCTCGAGGACGTACCGCGACTGGCGGCGCTGGAGACCGAGTTGTTCGCCAAGTACGGCATGTCCGGCTGGGATCCACGCCGCTCCGAGGCGGTGCTGGAGGCCGCTCACCGGTGGCTGGGGGAGCGGGCGTTGGTGGCGCGGGCGGTCCTGGAGGGGGAGATCGTCGGCTTTGGCTTGGTGCTCGCGCACGGCGAGGACTGGTTCGCGCACCGGGCGGGGTTCGACTACGCGGCCCAAGGCAAACTCCCGCTCTACTACGAGCTGTTGTACTACACCCTCGCCGACCACGCCCCCGAGCACGGTGTGCGGCGCGTGCACTACGGCATCGGTTCCGTCGACGCGAAGGTGTCCCGCGGCTGTCGGCTGTCCCGGCAGTACCTGTACGTGAAGGAGCTCTGA
- the argJ gene encoding bifunctional glutamate N-acetyltransferase/amino-acid acetyltransferase ArgJ: MTEEETREPRGFAVHTAPVGLADDGRDDLTLLYSRTPATVSAVFTRSRFVGPSVTLSRETAADRLARGVVVLARNANVATGPQGEKNAREIRAAAARAVGLAEEELLIASTGVIGRQYPMEGIRHHLSALTPPSEDGGFDAAAGAIMTTDTHPKIAHRRIGAARLVGVAKGVGMLEPDMATLLTFFATDARLDPEVQDRIFRRVMDRTFNAVSIDTDTSTSDTAALFANGLAGDVDPDVFEEALHEVALTLVKQIACDGEGASKLIEVRVTGARDDAQAKRVGKAVVNSPLVKTAVHGGDPNWGRVAMAIGKCSEDTDIDQTSVRIRFGDIEVYPPVEDPTAEDRVRASVAEAMRGEEVVIGADLGIADGAFTVYGCDLTEGYVRLNADYST, encoded by the coding sequence ATGACGGAAGAAGAGACGCGGGAGCCGAGGGGGTTCGCCGTCCACACGGCGCCGGTCGGGCTGGCGGACGACGGGCGCGACGACCTGACCTTGCTGTACTCCAGGACACCGGCCACGGTCAGCGCGGTCTTCACCCGTTCCCGGTTCGTGGGCCCCAGCGTCACCCTGAGTCGGGAGACCGCCGCGGACCGGCTCGCCAGGGGTGTCGTGGTCCTGGCCCGAAACGCGAACGTGGCCACCGGACCGCAGGGCGAGAAGAACGCCCGCGAGATCCGGGCCGCCGCCGCGCGCGCCGTCGGACTGGCCGAGGAGGAACTGCTGATCGCCTCGACAGGCGTGATCGGCCGCCAGTACCCCATGGAGGGCATCCGCCACCACCTCTCGGCACTGACACCCCCGAGCGAGGACGGCGGCTTCGACGCCGCGGCCGGTGCCATCATGACCACCGACACCCACCCGAAGATCGCGCACCGCCGGATCGGCGCGGCGCGGCTGGTCGGCGTCGCCAAGGGGGTCGGCATGCTGGAACCGGACATGGCGACCCTGTTGACCTTCTTCGCGACCGACGCCCGCCTGGACCCGGAGGTACAGGACCGGATCTTCCGGCGGGTCATGGACCGGACGTTCAACGCCGTCAGCATCGACACGGACACCTCCACCAGCGACACCGCGGCCCTCTTCGCCAACGGCCTCGCGGGCGACGTGGACCCGGACGTCTTCGAGGAGGCACTCCACGAGGTCGCCCTCACCCTGGTCAAGCAGATCGCCTGCGACGGGGAGGGAGCGAGCAAGCTGATCGAGGTACGGGTCACCGGCGCGCGCGACGACGCCCAGGCCAAGCGAGTGGGCAAGGCGGTCGTCAACTCCCCGCTGGTCAAGACGGCCGTCCACGGCGGGGATCCCAACTGGGGTCGGGTGGCGATGGCGATCGGCAAGTGCTCCGAGGACACCGACATCGACCAGACCTCGGTGCGGATCCGCTTCGGCGACATCGAGGTGTACCCGCCGGTCGAGGACCCGACGGCCGAGGACCGGGTACGGGCGTCCGTCGCCGAGGCGATGCGCGGCGAGGAGGTCGTCATCGGAGCCGACCTCGGCATCGCCGACGGCGCGTTCACCGTGTACGGCTGCGACCTGACCGAGGGCTACGTACGGCTGAACGCCGACTACTCGACCTGA
- a CDS encoding nuclear transport factor 2 family protein produces the protein MSEDADGVAEAIAGELKLMSPRVRASRELAGQLLDPDFVEVGASGRRWDRQTMLAELPDKPGASDDGPIYQPVGMAGTVLAPGVVHLTYEAVLGERRSRHSSIWRKLDEDFGWRMFHHQGTLVPADQSQ, from the coding sequence ATGAGTGAAGACGCAGATGGTGTGGCCGAGGCGATCGCGGGCGAGCTGAAGTTGATGAGCCCCCGCGTTCGGGCGTCCAGGGAACTTGCGGGACAGCTCCTCGATCCCGACTTCGTCGAAGTGGGTGCTTCTGGCCGCCGGTGGGACCGGCAGACCATGCTGGCAGAGCTGCCGGACAAGCCCGGGGCGTCTGATGACGGCCCGATCTATCAGCCTGTCGGTATGGCTGGGACAGTGCTGGCGCCTGGCGTCGTACATCTGACGTATGAGGCTGTCCTCGGCGAACGGCGGTCGCGGCATAGTTCGATCTGGCGGAAGTTGGATGAGGACTTCGGGTGGCGGATGTTCCACCACCAAGGCACCCTCGTTCCGGCCGATCAGAGCCAGTAG